In one window of Dokdonia sp. PRO95 DNA:
- the ychF gene encoding redox-regulated ATPase YchF yields MKAGIVGLPNVGKSTLFNCLSNAKAQSANYPFCTIEPNVGVVNVPDERLSKLEELVKPERVIPATVEIVDIAGLVKGASKGEGLGNQFLGNIRETDAIIHVLRCFDNDNIVHVDGSVDPIRDKETIDIELQLKDLETTDKKLEKVKRASRTGNKEAQAEEAVLLKIKAGLEAGVSVRAIEIDDDARDEYVKPLQFITDKPVMYVCNVDEGAAVNGNEYVTKVREAVKEENAEVVVLAVGTEADITELDDYEERQMFLADIGLEEPGSAVLIRGAYKLLNQQTYFTAGVKEVRAWTINIGATGPQAAGVIHTDFEKGFIRAEVIQYEDFITYGSESKVREAGKLAVQGKEYIVKDGDVMHFLFNV; encoded by the coding sequence ATGAAAGCTGGAATCGTAGGATTACCTAACGTAGGGAAGTCAACCCTTTTTAACTGTCTGTCTAATGCCAAAGCGCAAAGTGCAAACTACCCGTTTTGTACTATAGAGCCTAACGTAGGTGTGGTAAATGTACCAGATGAACGTCTGTCAAAACTTGAAGAGCTTGTAAAGCCTGAGCGTGTAATCCCTGCTACGGTAGAGATTGTAGATATCGCAGGTCTTGTAAAAGGAGCAAGTAAAGGAGAAGGACTAGGAAATCAATTTCTAGGAAATATACGTGAGACAGATGCTATCATACACGTACTACGTTGTTTTGATAACGATAATATTGTACACGTAGATGGAAGTGTAGACCCTATACGCGATAAAGAAACCATCGATATCGAGCTACAACTTAAAGATCTTGAGACTACAGATAAGAAGCTTGAAAAAGTAAAAAGAGCATCGCGCACAGGTAACAAGGAGGCGCAAGCAGAAGAGGCAGTGCTTTTAAAAATAAAAGCAGGACTAGAAGCAGGTGTGTCTGTACGAGCTATTGAGATAGATGATGATGCCAGAGATGAGTATGTAAAACCATTACAATTTATCACAGACAAGCCAGTAATGTACGTGTGTAATGTAGATGAAGGCGCTGCTGTAAATGGTAATGAGTATGTAACTAAGGTACGCGAGGCTGTAAAAGAAGAAAACGCAGAGGTAGTAGTACTTGCTGTAGGTACAGAGGCAGATATTACAGAGCTAGATGATTATGAGGAGCGCCAGATGTTTCTTGCAGATATAGGTCTTGAAGAACCAGGAAGCGCTGTGTTAATACGTGGAGCCTACAAGTTATTAAACCAGCAAACATACTTTACAGCAGGTGTAAAGGAAGTACGTGCATGGACAATTAATATAGGAGCAACTGGACCACAGGCGGCAGGAGTAATCCACACAGACTTTGAGAAAGGCTTTATACGCGCAGAGGTAATACAATATGAAGATTTTATTACTTATGGTAGTGAGTCAAAAGTACGCGAGGCTGGAAAGCTAGCTGTACAAGGAAAAGAATATATCGTTAAGGATGGAGATGTAATGCATTTCTTATTTAACGTATAA
- a CDS encoding BLUF domain-containing protein — MKSVYTICYFSKASEDLSEEEIQEIFDHTNERNNERGVRGILLHSFGNFFQVLEGDEAYLTNLYTTKIKHDTRHHSVFEVINKESPKSLFEEYNSRFQTIENREQLDEIKAYLKVHSIQSTTSDKLSRLLRSFIILD, encoded by the coding sequence ATGAAATCTGTGTACACCATCTGTTACTTTAGTAAAGCCTCTGAGGATCTATCTGAAGAAGAAATTCAAGAAATCTTTGATCATACTAATGAGCGCAATAATGAGCGTGGTGTGCGTGGTATACTACTACACTCTTTTGGTAACTTCTTCCAAGTACTAGAAGGTGACGAAGCGTATCTCACCAACTTATACACTACTAAAATCAAACATGATACGCGTCACCATAGCGTGTTTGAGGTAATTAATAAGGAAAGTCCTAAATCACTTTTTGAAGAATATAACTCACGTTTTCAAACTATTGAAAATAGAGAGCAGCTAGATGAGATCAAAGCGTATCTAAAAGTACACTCGATACAATCTACTACCTCAGATAAGCTATCACGCCTTTTACGATCTTTTATTATACTTGATTAA
- a CDS encoding DEAD/DEAH box helicase family protein, whose amino-acid sequence MNKKNLTERDICTKFINPALQNAGWNMRTQVREEVSFTDGRIIVQGKMYTRGKSKRADYILYYKSNIPIAIIEAKDNKKAVGHGMQQALEYSEILQIPFVFTSNGDSFVFHDKTDTSGSLEQEISLDDFPSPEVLWIKYLKHQSLDTPQAQEIVEKDYYADDSGMSPRYYQQNAVNRTIEAVAKGQDRIILVMATGTGKTYTAFNIIWRLWKTGVKKRILFLADRNALLTQTKNGDFSPFGNDIMHIIKNRKIDKSYQIYFALYQGLTSNDEDKNAYKEFSPDFFDLIVIDECHRGSASEASAWRDVLDYFTAATQVGLTATPKETKDVSNMEYFGEPVYTYSLKQGIDDGFLAPYKVVRITTNVDEGWRPTAGLLDKYGNEVEDRIYNLKDYDRTLAIDERTALVAKKITEYLKATDRYAKTIVFCVDIDHANRMRQALINENADLVAKNWNYCVKITGDDEVGKQELDNFTDVEETFPVIATTSKMLTTGIDTKMVKFIVLESNINSVTEFKQIIGRGTRIREAEGKVYFTIMDFRKATNIFARPDFDGDPVQIYEPKPGEPVVPPDEEEQTPQDISQPESLGGFQPTQPNVNIDEEGEVIRKYFVNQIPVSVVNERVQYYGKDGKLITESLKDYSKKNITEEFASLDDFIQRWNNAEKKEELIKELAEHGVLLEALREDVGRDLDDFDLICHIAFDQPALTRQERADNVRKRNYFTKYSETAQKVLNSLLDKYEQEGIVSIEQGSILKVQPLNQIGSAVELVRAFGKKKDFDQAIKDLENEIYNIA is encoded by the coding sequence ATGAATAAAAAGAACCTTACTGAACGGGATATTTGTACTAAATTCATCAATCCCGCTCTTCAAAATGCAGGGTGGAATATGCGTACGCAAGTAAGAGAAGAAGTTTCTTTTACGGATGGTAGAATCATTGTACAAGGTAAAATGTACACTCGAGGAAAAAGTAAAAGAGCAGATTATATCCTTTATTACAAGTCTAACATTCCTATTGCGATTATTGAAGCAAAAGACAACAAGAAAGCAGTTGGTCATGGAATGCAGCAAGCTTTGGAGTATTCAGAAATACTACAAATTCCCTTTGTATTTACTTCAAATGGAGATTCTTTTGTTTTTCATGATAAAACAGATACCTCAGGATCTTTAGAACAAGAAATCTCATTGGATGATTTCCCTTCTCCAGAAGTTCTATGGATTAAGTATTTAAAACACCAAAGTCTAGACACACCACAAGCGCAAGAAATTGTTGAGAAAGATTATTATGCAGACGATAGCGGTATGTCACCTAGATATTACCAACAAAATGCAGTTAACAGAACTATAGAAGCGGTTGCAAAAGGCCAAGATAGGATAATCTTAGTGATGGCTACAGGAACTGGTAAAACCTACACAGCTTTTAATATTATATGGCGCCTTTGGAAAACAGGCGTTAAAAAGCGTATCCTTTTTTTAGCCGATAGAAATGCGTTATTAACACAAACTAAAAATGGTGATTTTTCACCATTTGGTAATGATATCATGCACATTATCAAGAATCGGAAAATTGATAAATCATATCAGATTTATTTTGCGCTTTATCAAGGGCTTACTAGTAACGACGAAGATAAAAATGCATATAAAGAATTCAGTCCAGATTTTTTTGATTTAATAGTGATTGACGAGTGTCATAGAGGCTCTGCTTCTGAAGCTTCTGCTTGGAGAGATGTGTTGGATTATTTTACAGCAGCAACTCAAGTAGGTTTAACGGCTACTCCTAAAGAAACTAAAGATGTTTCTAATATGGAATATTTTGGAGAACCTGTGTATACGTATTCTCTAAAACAAGGAATAGATGATGGTTTCTTAGCTCCATATAAAGTAGTGCGTATTACCACTAATGTTGACGAAGGCTGGAGACCTACAGCTGGTTTACTCGATAAGTACGGTAACGAAGTAGAAGACCGTATTTATAATTTAAAAGATTACGATAGAACATTAGCTATCGATGAGCGTACAGCATTGGTTGCAAAAAAAATCACAGAATACCTTAAAGCAACAGATCGATATGCAAAAACGATTGTCTTTTGTGTAGACATAGATCATGCTAATAGAATGCGTCAAGCGCTTATTAATGAAAATGCAGACCTCGTTGCAAAAAACTGGAATTACTGTGTGAAAATCACTGGAGATGATGAGGTAGGTAAGCAAGAGCTAGACAATTTTACAGATGTAGAGGAAACCTTTCCTGTAATTGCTACCACCTCAAAAATGTTGACGACTGGTATTGATACCAAAATGGTAAAGTTTATTGTTCTAGAATCTAATATCAATTCTGTAACAGAATTTAAACAAATCATAGGTAGGGGAACACGTATTAGAGAAGCAGAGGGAAAAGTCTATTTTACGATAATGGATTTTAGAAAGGCAACTAATATTTTTGCAAGACCAGATTTTGATGGTGACCCTGTTCAGATTTATGAGCCAAAGCCAGGTGAACCGGTTGTCCCACCAGATGAAGAAGAACAAACTCCACAAGATATAAGCCAACCAGAAAGTTTAGGTGGTTTTCAACCTACACAACCTAATGTGAATATTGATGAGGAAGGAGAAGTTATACGTAAGTATTTTGTAAATCAGATTCCTGTTTCTGTAGTAAATGAGCGAGTACAGTATTATGGTAAAGACGGAAAACTAATCACAGAATCTCTAAAAGATTATTCTAAAAAAAATATAACCGAAGAGTTTGCCTCACTTGATGATTTTATCCAGCGATGGAATAATGCAGAAAAGAAAGAGGAACTAATAAAAGAACTCGCAGAACATGGTGTGTTATTGGAAGCTTTACGTGAAGATGTAGGGCGAGATTTAGACGATTTTGACTTAATTTGCCACATCGCATTTGATCAACCTGCATTAACTAGACAAGAACGAGCAGACAATGTGCGCAAGCGTAACTACTTCACAAAATATAGCGAGACCGCACAAAAGGTGTTGAATAGCTTACTTGACAAGTATGAGCAAGAAGGAATTGTATCTATAGAACAAGGTTCTATTCTTAAAGTACAACCACTTAACCAAATAGGCTCGGCGGTAGAGTTAGTGAGAGCTTTTGGAAAAAAGAAAGACTTTGACCAAGCTATTAAAGATTTAGAAAACGAAATATATAATATAGCATAA
- a CDS encoding class I SAM-dependent DNA methyltransferase, translating to MSNITTNIKGIRDIMRKDTGVDGDAQRISQMVWMLFMKIFADKEEEWEITIDDYQSPIPENLKWQNWAADDEGLTGDALMEFIENELFPTLKDLDITISPQAKIIRAVFDDTYNFMKNGTLFRQVINVINEIDFNSTTERHLFNDIYETILKDLQSAGSSGEYYTPRAVTQFMVDMIDPQLGESVLDPACGTGGFLTCTIDAVRSQVKTPKDRDVLQQSIRGIEKKPLPHLLCTTNLMLHGFDLPVVRRDNLLSKPYADWGAKDKLDIILSNPPFGGVEEDGTETNFPKKFRTKETADLFLALIIKLLKDKGRCAIVLPDGTLFGEGMKTRLKEELLDKCNLHTIVRLPNGVFNPYTGIKTNLLFFEKGTPTKEVWYYEHQYPKGAKSYNKTKPINIKEFDVEKKWWNKRVENEYAWKVSIEEIKKRGYNLDIKNPHQEADNLESPEVILEKYRATETKISSIQDKIIDVLTEALK from the coding sequence ATGAGCAACATAACAACAAACATAAAAGGCATACGCGATATTATGCGTAAGGACACAGGAGTAGATGGAGATGCACAACGCATCTCGCAAATGGTGTGGATGCTTTTTATGAAGATTTTTGCAGATAAAGAAGAAGAATGGGAAATCACCATAGATGATTACCAATCGCCTATTCCAGAAAACTTAAAATGGCAAAACTGGGCGGCAGACGATGAAGGCCTTACAGGTGATGCCCTTATGGAGTTTATAGAAAACGAGCTGTTTCCTACGTTAAAAGACTTAGACATTACCATAAGCCCACAAGCAAAAATTATACGTGCCGTTTTTGATGATACGTATAACTTTATGAAAAATGGAACGCTCTTCCGTCAGGTAATAAATGTTATCAATGAGATTGATTTCAATAGCACTACAGAGCGTCATCTATTTAATGATATTTACGAGACCATATTAAAAGACCTACAATCTGCTGGTTCTTCTGGTGAGTATTACACGCCTAGAGCCGTGACGCAGTTTATGGTAGATATGATAGACCCACAGTTAGGAGAAAGCGTTTTAGATCCAGCTTGTGGTACTGGAGGCTTCTTAACTTGTACTATTGATGCAGTACGTAGCCAAGTAAAAACACCAAAAGATAGAGACGTACTACAACAGTCCATACGTGGTATAGAAAAGAAACCACTACCGCATTTGCTATGTACCACAAATTTAATGCTACACGGTTTTGACTTGCCGGTAGTGCGCAGAGATAACCTACTCAGTAAACCCTATGCAGATTGGGGTGCGAAAGACAAGCTCGATATCATACTTTCTAATCCTCCTTTTGGTGGAGTAGAAGAAGATGGTACAGAAACCAACTTCCCAAAAAAGTTTAGAACTAAGGAAACGGCAGATTTATTTCTTGCCCTCATCATTAAGCTCTTAAAAGATAAAGGGCGTTGCGCCATTGTATTACCAGATGGCACCTTGTTTGGGGAAGGGATGAAAACACGCCTTAAAGAAGAGCTACTCGATAAATGTAACCTACATACCATAGTTCGCTTACCTAATGGCGTTTTTAACCCATACACAGGTATTAAAACCAACTTGTTGTTTTTTGAAAAAGGTACGCCTACTAAAGAAGTATGGTATTATGAACACCAATACCCAAAAGGTGCCAAAAGCTACAATAAAACCAAACCTATAAATATCAAAGAGTTTGATGTAGAAAAAAAATGGTGGAACAAACGTGTAGAAAATGAATACGCTTGGAAAGTTTCTATAGAAGAGATTAAGAAGCGCGGTTATAATCTTGATATCAAAAACCCACATCAAGAAGCAGATAATTTAGAAAGTCCAGAAGTTATTTTAGAAAAGTATCGAGCTACAGAAACTAAGATTTCTTCCATACAAGACAAAATCATAGACGTATTAACAGAAGCTTTAAAATAG
- a CDS encoding restriction endonuclease subunit S — protein MQLLQHFKELTLRPKNAQELKGLIIRLALRGNLTEKWRKENLQILHASELLEDIQDEKAQLIEKRKLRVKKISEIKVIQDMKYAIPKSWAWYNFSDVAFFQEGPGIRKWQYRETGVKLLNVRNIVGDNLILDNTTLHVEREEFEQKYEHFKVEEGDLLFASSGGSWGKSAWFTDPGYDVMLNTSMVRMCFYGHDWYPQYLKTFISSGFFVDQMSEQLVGIQPNFGSTHLSRIYIPIPPLEEQKEIVKVVETLFKEVEQLEQLTVARIGLKEDYVTSALQQLTANNTNQDWTNLQDHFKSFFNETTNIKKLRETILQLAVQGKLTADWRSSHPELVEGTHHASNLLKRIQEEKAQLIADKKIKKVKALPPITEDEIPYELPEGWVWCRLRESGFTQTGSTPPKRNPENYGDFIPFIGPADISNHSMEYPVSGLSELGISVGRLIPKDSVMMVCIGGSIGKCNINDIDVSCNQQINTISPVLIPSVYIKVICQSPYFQKCVIDKASGSATPIINKGKWETLPIPLPPLEEQKAIVEKVNALMALCDVLEQEVQQSQQHSEMMMQSVLKEVFEGGKEVVVDKE, from the coding sequence ATGCAACTACTACAACATTTTAAAGAATTAACCCTACGTCCTAAAAACGCGCAAGAATTAAAAGGCTTAATAATTCGCCTCGCATTAAGAGGTAACTTAACTGAAAAATGGAGAAAAGAAAATTTACAGATTCTACACGCTTCTGAATTATTAGAGGATATTCAAGATGAAAAAGCTCAATTAATTGAAAAAAGAAAATTACGTGTAAAAAAAATTAGTGAAATCAAGGTAATTCAAGATATGAAGTATGCTATTCCAAAAAGTTGGGCTTGGTATAATTTCTCAGATGTAGCTTTTTTTCAAGAAGGTCCAGGTATACGTAAATGGCAATATAGAGAAACAGGAGTTAAATTATTGAATGTTAGAAATATCGTAGGAGATAATTTAATTTTAGATAACACTACTTTGCACGTTGAAAGAGAGGAATTTGAACAAAAGTATGAGCATTTTAAAGTTGAAGAAGGAGACCTCTTGTTTGCTAGTTCAGGAGGAAGCTGGGGAAAAAGTGCTTGGTTCACAGATCCTGGTTATGATGTGATGCTTAACACGAGTATGGTAAGAATGTGTTTCTATGGTCACGATTGGTATCCACAATATTTGAAAACTTTTATTTCATCTGGTTTTTTTGTTGACCAAATGTCGGAACAATTAGTAGGTATACAACCTAATTTTGGTTCAACACATTTAAGTCGAATTTATATACCTATTCCACCACTAGAAGAACAAAAAGAAATTGTAAAAGTCGTAGAAACGCTTTTTAAAGAAGTAGAGCAATTAGAGCAATTAACGGTAGCACGTATTGGGTTAAAAGAAGATTACGTAACATCTGCATTACAGCAACTCACCGCCAATAACACAAACCAAGATTGGACTAACCTACAAGACCATTTTAAAAGCTTCTTTAATGAAACCACAAACATTAAAAAGCTAAGAGAAACTATTTTACAATTAGCCGTACAAGGAAAACTCACAGCAGACTGGCGCTCCAGTCATCCTGAGCTTGTCGAAGGAACGCATCACGCAAGTAATCTCTTAAAACGCATCCAAGAAGAGAAAGCACAACTCATTGCAGACAAAAAAATAAAAAAAGTAAAAGCCTTACCACCAATTACAGAAGATGAAATTCCTTATGAGTTACCTGAAGGTTGGGTTTGGTGTAGGTTGAGAGAATCAGGTTTCACCCAAACTGGAAGCACTCCACCAAAAAGGAATCCTGAAAATTATGGTGATTTTATACCATTTATAGGTCCAGCAGATATTTCAAATCATTCAATGGAATATCCAGTTTCAGGTTTATCTGAATTAGGAATTTCAGTTGGTCGATTAATTCCGAAGGATTCAGTTATGATGGTATGCATCGGAGGAAGTATAGGGAAGTGTAATATCAATGATATTGACGTAAGTTGCAATCAGCAAATCAATACTATATCACCAGTTCTAATTCCATCAGTTTATATCAAAGTAATCTGCCAATCACCTTATTTTCAGAAATGTGTAATAGATAAAGCATCGGGTTCGGCAACTCCAATAATTAACAAAGGTAAATGGGAAACATTACCAATCCCACTTCCACCACTAGAAGAACAAAAAGCCATTGTAGAAAAAGTCAATGCTTTAATGGCTTTATGTGATGTGCTAGAGCAAGAAGTACAACAAAGCCAGCAACATAGCGAGATGATGATGCAAAGTGTTTTGAAGGAGGTTTTTGAGGGTGGAAAAGAGGTTGTTGTGGACAAAGAATAA
- a CDS encoding MBL fold metallo-hydrolase, whose product MNGKFQFQKVGQGCFYTGEIGYKYHKPFVMVYDCGSVTKGTYLNDAIDDFKRDIDKIDLLIISHLHKDHFSGIKRLMQGMYVKTIILPYLPLIKRLALIGSDNSYDQDTVDFLRDPHAYFRSFGSEIGQIVFIEPDSIKKNDNNLNRGNNDSNSEKQTDFDSLQFQEDSDFKQRALEDDPRLDNYEEVSFLPYNSRFTLGNSIWEFLFYHRETKKLTDLSDFESAIRNYMRMHSLNLVDMFEDKHRSVLQDFYKTHINKNLNYTSICLYHGPMVNKRFYLYRGRNFYDFLNRDKSGTILTGDQFLKTKIDFNFFCDYFQNKLEKTGIFQVPHHGSAANWNPMSNRLNTANIPYYAINHGFGRAKHPSRNVLNNINAHARNSLLFNNEFYYIRYYI is encoded by the coding sequence ATGAATGGTAAATTTCAGTTTCAAAAAGTAGGTCAAGGTTGTTTTTATACTGGAGAAATAGGTTATAAATATCATAAACCATTTGTGATGGTTTATGATTGTGGATCAGTTACCAAAGGAACATATCTCAACGATGCTATTGATGATTTTAAAAGGGATATTGATAAAATTGATTTACTTATAATATCTCATTTACATAAAGATCATTTCAGCGGTATAAAAAGGTTAATGCAAGGCATGTATGTCAAAACTATTATTTTGCCTTATTTGCCACTGATTAAGAGATTAGCGCTTATAGGAAGTGATAATTCCTATGATCAAGATACTGTTGATTTTTTGAGAGATCCCCATGCTTATTTCCGCTCTTTTGGCTCTGAAATAGGTCAAATTGTATTTATCGAGCCAGATTCAATTAAAAAAAATGATAATAATTTAAATAGGGGAAATAATGATTCTAATTCAGAGAAACAAACTGATTTTGATTCGCTCCAATTTCAAGAAGATTCAGACTTCAAACAAAGAGCCTTAGAAGATGATCCTAGACTAGATAATTATGAAGAAGTTAGCTTTTTACCTTATAATAGTAGATTCACATTGGGCAACTCCATTTGGGAGTTTTTATTCTATCATAGAGAAACTAAGAAATTAACAGATTTAAGTGATTTCGAAAGTGCTATTCGGAATTATATGAGAATGCATAGTTTAAATTTAGTAGACATGTTTGAAGATAAACACAGGAGTGTACTACAAGATTTCTATAAAACTCATATAAATAAAAATCTTAACTATACTTCAATATGTTTGTATCATGGACCTATGGTTAATAAAAGATTTTATCTTTATAGAGGTAGAAATTTTTATGACTTTTTAAATCGTGATAAATCAGGAACAATTTTGACAGGTGATCAGTTCTTAAAGACTAAAATAGATTTTAATTTCTTTTGTGATTATTTTCAAAATAAATTGGAAAAAACTGGAATTTTTCAAGTTCCACATCATGGTTCAGCAGCTAATTGGAATCCTATGTCGAATCGATTGAATACCGCTAATATCCCCTATTATGCAATTAATCATGGTTTTGGCAGGGCGAAACATCCTAGTCGTAACGTATTAAATAATATTAATGCTCATGCTAGAAATTCACTTCTCTTTAATAATGAGTTTTATTATATACGCTATTATATTTAG
- a CDS encoding RelA/SpoT domain-containing protein, translated as MISNEKINRLGKRIRVNQGELNNDDLKDLQEFRTSFYEPMRDTFNRLVMIKSQVRTSAIVAFRLKRISTIVNKVFRENGMKLSRMGDIAGLRVIFDSDREVYKALDLILKEFELSGKIRDYISDPKPIGYRGIHIYVKDKASGKRIEIQLRTVTHHNWSTLVEITDLLYGTRLKELGYKSDPEFAEFHSLMSSDKELSTTEAELIYKVLEERNFINKLSKLFRKNSSKVRDQWNSSSSKNKYFLIEASKNTVPVIKGFKIYSHAEEEYFKRYKSNDNKEIVLATINKPTFNQLSLAYSNYILSYHTFISDAESIIKNLAIRALEDKNVKRFKTVFCTYETIQTNVFIGILSEGFNVFMMKKDGKIILAPERKLSKTEEIKLKSSLSEKAKKRTQEHKDFINELELYIPNGFIKKWKCEKFLKEHGKRTLNILKEQSISVENQSDIQALL; from the coding sequence ATGATTTCAAACGAGAAAATAAATAGGTTAGGGAAGCGCATTAGAGTGAACCAAGGCGAACTTAATAATGATGATTTAAAGGATTTACAGGAGTTTAGAACATCATTTTATGAACCTATGCGTGACACCTTTAATCGTTTAGTTATGATTAAAAGTCAGGTAAGGACTAGTGCAATAGTGGCATTTAGATTAAAGCGAATAAGTACGATAGTGAATAAAGTTTTTAGAGAAAATGGAATGAAACTATCTCGTATGGGCGACATCGCTGGCTTAAGAGTGATATTTGATAGCGATAGAGAAGTTTATAAAGCTCTAGACCTTATTTTAAAAGAGTTTGAGTTATCAGGAAAAATAAGAGATTATATTTCGGATCCTAAGCCCATTGGTTATCGAGGCATTCATATTTATGTTAAAGATAAAGCATCTGGAAAACGCATTGAAATTCAATTACGAACAGTAACCCACCATAATTGGTCCACTTTAGTGGAGATTACAGATTTGTTATACGGAACAAGACTTAAAGAACTAGGTTATAAAAGTGATCCAGAGTTTGCAGAATTCCATTCATTGATGTCAAGTGATAAAGAATTGAGTACAACTGAAGCAGAGTTAATTTATAAGGTTTTAGAGGAACGTAATTTTATTAATAAACTAAGTAAGTTGTTTAGAAAAAACTCATCTAAAGTTCGTGATCAATGGAATAGCAGCAGTAGCAAGAATAAATATTTCTTAATTGAAGCATCAAAAAACACAGTGCCAGTAATAAAAGGATTTAAAATTTACTCTCATGCGGAAGAGGAATATTTCAAACGTTACAAAAGTAATGACAATAAAGAAATAGTTTTAGCCACAATCAATAAACCAACTTTTAATCAATTATCCTTAGCTTATTCAAACTATATACTTTCTTATCATACATTTATTTCCGATGCAGAAAGTATTATTAAAAATTTAGCTATTAGGGCATTAGAGGATAAAAATGTAAAACGTTTTAAGACTGTATTTTGTACTTATGAAACGATACAAACTAATGTTTTTATAGGTATACTTTCTGAAGGATTTAATGTCTTTATGATGAAAAAAGATGGTAAAATCATTTTAGCTCCAGAACGTAAGTTGAGTAAAACAGAAGAGATAAAATTGAAAAGCTCATTAAGTGAAAAAGCGAAAAAAAGGACTCAAGAACATAAAGACTTTATAAATGAATTAGAACTATACATACCTAATGGTTTTATAAAAAAATGGAAGTGTGAAAAGTTTTTAAAGGAACATGGAAAACGAACTTTAAATATTCTAAAAGAACAATCAATCTCAGTAGAAAATCAATCTGATATACAGGCACTTCTATAA
- a CDS encoding SDR family NAD(P)-dependent oxidoreductase, with protein MSKTILITGSTDGIGKLAAIQLAKQGHTLYIHGRNATKVAETIATIKAETNNEHIDGFVADFSSMAAVRAIASEVNEKLTTLDVLINNAGVFKSRELFTADGLDMRMAVNYIAPYLLTTSLLDLLKKGKRTRVINLSSAAQSSVIDSVLAGTKEEIQQETYAQSKLALLMWSFDLAIQEPALTVIPVNPGSLLNTNMVKEAYGHHWSPADKGATILQDLATNPSYASHSGDYFDNDKGSFGRAHTDAYSEQKRTHLITTTQQILKKIS; from the coding sequence ATGAGCAAGACCATATTAATCACTGGAAGTACTGACGGCATAGGTAAACTAGCCGCCATACAGCTAGCCAAACAGGGACATACCTTGTACATACACGGTCGTAATGCTACAAAAGTAGCAGAGACCATCGCCACCATAAAAGCCGAAACTAACAATGAACACATAGACGGTTTTGTTGCAGATTTTTCTAGTATGGCAGCAGTGCGTGCTATAGCTAGTGAGGTAAATGAAAAACTCACAACACTAGATGTACTCATAAATAACGCAGGGGTTTTTAAAAGCCGCGAGCTGTTTACAGCAGATGGGCTTGATATGCGTATGGCGGTAAATTATATAGCGCCTTACCTGCTCACCACTTCCCTACTCGATCTTCTTAAAAAAGGCAAGCGCACGCGCGTTATCAACTTGAGCTCTGCAGCACAGTCATCTGTAATAGATAGCGTACTAGCAGGTACTAAAGAAGAGATCCAGCAAGAGACCTACGCACAGAGTAAGCTTGCTTTATTAATGTGGAGCTTTGACCTAGCAATACAAGAGCCAGCACTTACGGTTATCCCTGTAAACCCAGGTTCTTTACTTAATACAAATATGGTTAAAGAAGCCTACGGTCACCACTGGTCACCAGCAGATAAAGGGGCGACTATTTTACAAGACCTCGCTACAAACCCTAGTTATGCGAGTCATAGCGGTGACTATTTTGATAATGACAAAGGAAGCTTTGGCAGGGCGCATACAGATGCCTACAGTGAACAAAAACGCACACACTTAATCACCACAACACAGCAGATTTTAAAAAAAATCTCATAA